The following are encoded in a window of Anaerolineae bacterium genomic DNA:
- a CDS encoding hydroxymethylglutaryl-CoA synthase, translating into MGDSMKPVKDVGIIGYGAYVPRYRLPASEVARVWKNGEDVLPVREKSVPGLDEDTATMAIEAARNALQRAGVDPQHIGAVWVGSESHPYAVKPTSTIVAEALGIVPHTLAGDWEFACKAGTEALQASIGLVGSGMARYALAIGMDTAQGRPGDALEYTAAAGGAAYIVGPAEESLTVFEGSFSYVTDTPDFFRRPYQHYPQHGSRFTGEPAYFKHILAAAQALMEELGARPEDFTYAVFHQPNLKFPQQAAKKLGFRPEQIRPGLLVGDIGNTYAGSSLIGLSATLDVAKPGDRILLVSFGSGAGSDAFALRVTEAIEDRRERAYLTREYISRRKPIDYGLYVRYRRKLHMH; encoded by the coding sequence ATCGGGGATTCTATGAAGCCTGTCAAGGACGTTGGGATTATCGGATATGGAGCGTATGTGCCGCGCTACCGTCTGCCGGCCAGCGAGGTAGCGCGCGTCTGGAAAAATGGGGAGGATGTCCTGCCGGTGCGGGAAAAATCGGTGCCCGGCCTGGATGAGGACACGGCCACCATGGCCATCGAGGCGGCGCGCAACGCCCTCCAGCGCGCCGGCGTGGACCCCCAACACATCGGCGCGGTCTGGGTGGGGAGCGAATCGCATCCTTATGCCGTGAAACCCACTTCCACCATTGTGGCGGAGGCGCTGGGCATCGTGCCGCACACCCTGGCCGGCGATTGGGAATTCGCCTGCAAGGCCGGCACCGAGGCCCTGCAGGCCAGCATCGGGCTGGTAGGCTCCGGCATGGCGCGCTACGCATTGGCCATCGGCATGGATACCGCGCAGGGCCGGCCGGGAGATGCCCTGGAATACACGGCGGCCGCCGGCGGCGCGGCCTACATCGTCGGGCCGGCCGAGGAATCCCTGACCGTCTTTGAGGGTTCCTTCAGCTACGTCACCGACACGCCCGACTTCTTCCGCCGGCCATATCAACACTATCCTCAGCACGGGAGCCGCTTTACCGGCGAGCCGGCGTATTTCAAGCACATCCTGGCCGCCGCCCAGGCGCTGATGGAAGAGCTGGGGGCCCGGCCCGAGGATTTCACCTACGCCGTCTTCCACCAGCCCAACCTCAAGTTCCCCCAGCAGGCGGCCAAGAAGCTGGGCTTCCGGCCGGAGCAGATCCGGCCCGGCCTGTTGGTGGGGGATATCGGCAACACCTACGCCGGCTCCTCGCTCATCGGTCTCTCGGCCACGCTGGATGTGGCCAAACCCGGCGACCGCATCCTGCTCGTGTCGTTCGGTTCCGGCGCCGGCAGTGATGCCTTTGCCCTGCGGGTGACGGAGGCCATCGAGGATCGCCGCGAGCGCGCCTACCTCACGCGGGAGTACATCAGCCGGCGCAAGCCCATTGACTACGGACTGTACGTGCGCTATCGGCGCAAACTGCACATGCATTAA
- a CDS encoding thiolase domain-containing protein → MRDVSIIGFGQTPVGEHWELSLRHIAAQAVLAAMQDAGIDRADALYVGNMIASETSGQHHLGALVADFVGLRGIEAFRVEAACASGAAALRAGYLAVASGAADLVIVVGLEKMTDAIGNSITTALAEAADADYETPHGLSFVSINALLMRRYMYEFGVRHEDFAGFAITAHQNAVNNPYAMFRRPITKEEFVQARMIADPINLLDSSPVADGAAAVVLCPTDQARSFSEYPVHIRACEVGTDSLALHDRRDPLFLEAAYISVQKAYARAGVTPADIDLFELHDAFTIMAALSLEAAGFARRGEGVRLAMDGAIALNGRIPISTMGGLKGRGHPVGATGVYQVIEVAQQVTGRAGANQVPNARLGMAQNIGGSGATVITTILEA, encoded by the coding sequence TTGCGGGACGTGAGCATTATCGGATTCGGACAGACCCCGGTGGGGGAACATTGGGAGCTTTCCCTGCGTCATATTGCGGCGCAGGCGGTTCTGGCGGCCATGCAGGACGCCGGCATCGATCGCGCCGATGCCCTGTATGTGGGCAATATGATCGCCAGCGAGACCTCCGGCCAGCACCATCTGGGGGCGTTGGTGGCGGACTTCGTGGGCCTGCGGGGCATCGAGGCCTTTCGGGTGGAGGCGGCCTGTGCCTCGGGCGCGGCGGCCCTGCGGGCCGGCTACCTGGCGGTGGCCTCGGGGGCGGCCGACTTGGTTATCGTCGTCGGCCTGGAGAAAATGACCGATGCCATCGGCAATTCCATCACCACCGCCCTGGCGGAGGCCGCCGATGCGGACTACGAGACGCCGCATGGACTTTCGTTCGTTTCCATCAACGCCCTGCTGATGCGGCGCTATATGTACGAGTTCGGCGTGCGGCATGAGGATTTCGCCGGCTTCGCCATCACCGCGCACCAGAACGCGGTCAACAATCCGTATGCCATGTTCCGCCGGCCCATCACCAAAGAGGAGTTCGTGCAGGCCCGCATGATCGCCGACCCCATCAACCTGCTCGACTCCTCGCCGGTGGCCGACGGCGCGGCGGCGGTGGTGCTGTGCCCGACCGATCAGGCGCGCTCCTTCAGCGAGTATCCGGTGCACATCCGGGCCTGTGAGGTGGGCACCGATTCGCTGGCCCTGCACGACCGCCGCGATCCGCTGTTTCTCGAGGCGGCCTATATCTCGGTGCAGAAGGCCTATGCCCGGGCTGGCGTCACGCCGGCAGACATTGACCTGTTCGAACTGCACGACGCCTTCACCATCATGGCCGCGCTCTCCCTGGAGGCGGCCGGCTTTGCCCGCCGCGGCGAGGGGGTGCGCCTGGCCATGGACGGCGCCATCGCCCTGAACGGCCGCATCCCCATCTCCACCATGGGAGGGCTGAAAGGGCGTGGGCATCCGGTGGGGGCCACCGGCGTGTATCAGGTGATTGAGGTTGCACAGCAGGTGACCGGGCGCGCCGGCGCCAACCAGGTTCCGAACGCCCGGCTGGGCATGGCGCAGAACATCGGCGGAAGCGGCGCCACGGTCATCACCACCATTTTGGAAGCATGA
- a CDS encoding Zn-ribbon domain-containing OB-fold protein, which translates to MGIPAYWRTRTQRYALVGEVCHKCGAKIFPPRDVCPECTRPASDPFTFSGRGEVYSFSTIYQPPEGFEEFAPYTVALVKLEEGPLVTAQLTDVDPAEVHIGMPVEMVTRKLREEGEDGQIIYGYKFRPLLRNTLTPRPSGQAA; encoded by the coding sequence ATGGGAATTCCTGCGTATTGGAGAACGAGAACACAGCGCTACGCCCTGGTGGGCGAGGTCTGCCACAAGTGCGGCGCCAAGATTTTCCCGCCGCGGGACGTCTGCCCGGAGTGCACTCGGCCGGCGTCCGACCCCTTCACCTTCAGCGGCCGCGGAGAGGTGTATTCCTTTTCCACCATTTACCAGCCGCCGGAGGGCTTTGAGGAGTTCGCGCCCTATACCGTCGCCCTCGTGAAGTTGGAGGAGGGTCCGCTGGTGACCGCCCAGCTCACCGACGTAGACCCGGCCGAGGTGCACATCGGCATGCCGGTCGAGATGGTGACGCGCAAACTGCGTGAAGAGGGTGAGGACGGCCAGATCATCTACGGCTACAAGTTCCGCCCCCTTCTGCGGAACACGCTGACGCCGCGGCCTTCGGGCCAGGCGGCCTGA
- a CDS encoding SRPBCC family protein, protein MPIIEASLYIPAPPEAVWQVVSDASRAPAWMPDLKERRLISPPPIGLGSQWEDHGLLRGRPFRMTCQVTHWEPTRHLAYQHVTAEQAGAQWHEHVILEPHDEGTLVTLRLEYRLLGGFMGRLYDQLFFRKDFRITLENRLEALRDLFASPAQAGQ, encoded by the coding sequence ATGCCCATCATTGAGGCATCGTTGTATATCCCCGCACCGCCGGAAGCTGTCTGGCAGGTGGTCAGCGACGCGAGCCGGGCGCCGGCCTGGATGCCGGACCTCAAAGAGCGCCGGCTGATCTCCCCGCCTCCCATTGGCCTGGGCAGTCAGTGGGAGGACCACGGCCTTCTGCGCGGCCGGCCCTTCCGCATGACCTGCCAGGTAACCCATTGGGAGCCCACGCGGCACCTGGCCTATCAGCATGTGACCGCCGAGCAGGCCGGCGCACAGTGGCACGAACATGTGATCCTGGAGCCGCACGATGAGGGCACGCTGGTCACCCTGCGTCTGGAATACCGGCTGTTAGGCGGGTTCATGGGCCGGCTGTATGACCAGCTCTTCTTCCGCAAGGACTTCCGCATCACCCTGGAGAACCGCTTAGAGGCGCTGCGCGACCTGTTCGCGTCCCCAGCGCAGGCCGGGCAGTGA